The nucleotide window GCGGAACCGGCCCTCGCCGCCTCGCTCGAGGCCTCTGTATGCCCGTTGGCATGCGAGCGGCCTTGCGACGTCACAACGGAACGGCCCTGCTCACGAGCTCCCTTATCCCTGCCTGCAGCACCGGCCCCTGTGCTGGATGCCGTTGCTAATGCTCCGTGGGTGCCGGGGCCGGACAGGCCGGCGGCCGCACCCGACGCGGCACCGGTTGCACCTGCTGCGCTGTTCTTACCGAACCCCGTTGAGTTGGTGGCCTTCGCCCCCGCCGAGGTAGATCCTGCCGCGCCCGCCTTTACTGCCGAGCCATTCGGTGCGTGCTGCTGCCCCGGCGCGGCTTCTGCCGTGACCGGTTTGGGGGCTTTGGCCCGGGCAGGAACCGCATCCCGGGCAATCGGATGCGCGGGAGTTTCAAGCCGACCGGCAAAATCGGCCCGGAACTGCGGAATCCAGCGTGCACAAACGGTCGCGGCGAGCAGACCGAGACTGCCAATGAAGCCGATCGTGGCGCTAAGGCTAAACGCGCTGACCAGCGTCAGGAAGAAATAACCGGTAGTAAACGAGGCCACCACCGAGGCGAACTGGTCCACGGACAGGGATCCGATCCGCAGCTTTGTCTTGGGTGCCAGCCGACGGATGATGAACAGCACCAGCACCATAGCCGGCAGCAGGATGCTCAGACCGAGACGGAAAAGGTTGGAGGAATTCCACTGGTTCAGCCCAATTCCCTGAATGACGGCGGTGGGCAGCACTGATGCCAGAAACAGCAGCACCACGGACAGTGCCACGGCCACGTCCCGCACCGTGAACGGCCCGGCCACTGCCTCGCTGACGCCGTCCGAAGCGGTTACTGCATGATCCGTCATAGTCATTCTCCGATCGTCGCGGCCAAAGCAGGCCTAGGCAGAGCTTGCACTGGTCTCAGCGTAGTCAAGGAAAGAAGCCATCACTAGCCGAATCGCGGTGTCCGAAGGAGCCGTTCGACACCCTTTATTGCCGCTCACCGCAGAATTACGTCCTTTTACATCCGAGACTGTGACTCGTGCCACGATGTTCAGAGGCAGGGACTAATGTGATGATCAGCACGAGTGGCCCCCGCCCTTCGGGATGTGCCACGCACAGCCGCAACACCACGAAAGGCCTTCTTATGTCTGAAGCCAACGGAACCCAGCACGCCACGAGCGATGCCCTGGAAAACCTGCTGCAGGAGAACCGGAAGTTCGCGCCCAGCGAGGAATTCGCTGCGAACGCGGTGGTCAAGCCCGGCATCTATGAAGAGGCCGACGCCGATCATCAAGCCTTCTGGGCCAAGCAGGCACGGGAACTGTTGTCGTGGAACGAAGACTTCACCCAGACCCTGGACTGGTCGGATGCGCCGTTTGCCAAGTGGTTTGTCGGCGGCACGCTCAACGCGGCGTACAACGCCTTGGACCGGCACGTGGAGAACGGGCTCGGGGACCGGGTGGCCATCTACTTCGAGGGCGAGCCCGGCGACTCCCGCACCTACACCTATGCCCAGTTGACCGACGAGGTCAAGAAGGCGGCCAACGCGTTTGAGTCCCTCGGGGTGGCCAAGGGCGACCGGGTCGCGGTGTACCTGCCGATGATCCCGGAGGCAGTCATTACCATGCTCGCCTGCGCGCGCATCGGCGCGGTCCACTCGGTGGTTTTCGGGGGCTTCTCCGCGGACGCCCTGCGCAGCCGTATCGACGATGCCGAGGCCAAGCTCGTGGTGACCTCGGACGGCACGTACCGCCGCGGCAAGCCCAGCCCGCTGAAGCCGGCGGTGGACTCCGCCCTGGAAGCAAAGGGTCATTCCGTCAGCAGCGTCGTCGTCGTCAAGCGCAACGGCGAGCCGGTGGACTGGCACGAGGGCCGCGACCTCTGGTGGCACGACGTGGTGGAATCCGCGTCCGCGGACCATACCCCGGTGCCGCATGACGCCGAGCATCCGTTGTTCATCCTGTACACCTCCGGCACCACGGGCAAGCCCAAGGGCATCCTGCACACCACCGGCGGGTACCTGGCACAGAGCGCCTTCACGCACAAGGCCACCTTCGACCTGCACGCCGAGACCGATGTGTACTGGTGCACCGCGGATATCGGCTGGGTCACCGGCCATACGTACGTGACCTACGCGCCGCTGATCAACGGCGCCACCCAGCTGATGTACGAGGGCACGCCGGACACTCCGCACCAGGGCCGCTGGTGGGAACTGGTGGAGAAGTACAAGGTGTCCATCATGTACACCGCCCCCACGGCGATCCGCACCATGATGAAGTGGGGCGAGGACATTCCGGCGAAGTTCGACCTGTCCTCCATCCGGGTCCTGGGCTCCGTGGGCGAGCCGATCAACCCGGAAGCCTGGATGTGGTACCGCCGCGTGATCGGCGGGGACAAGGCCCCGATCGTGGACACCTGGTGGCAGACCGAGACCGGCGCGCACATGATTGCCCCGATGCCCGGCATCACCGAAACCAAGCCCGGTTCGGCGCAGACTCCGGTGCCCGGCATCGCCGTCGACGTCGTCGACGAGATGGGCCAGTCGGTGCCGAACGGCCATGGCGGCTACCTGGTCATCCGCGAGCCGTGGCCGGCCATGCTCCGCGGCATCTGGGGCGATCCGGAGCGCTACAAGGAGACCTACTGGTCCCGCTTCGACAACATGTACTTCGCCGGCGACGGCGCCAAGAAGGACGACGACGGCGACTTCTGGCTCCTCGGCCGCGTCGACGACGTCATGAACGTCTCCGGGCACCGCCTGTCCACCACGGAGATCGAATCCGCCCTGGTGAGCCATCCCTCGGTCGCCGAGGCCGCCGTCGTCGGTGCGGCCGATGAGACCACGGGTGAAGCAGTGGTGGCGTTCGTGATCCTGCGCGGCAACGCCGTCGAAGACCCGGAAATCGTCACCACCCTGCGCAACCACGTCGGCAAGGAGATCGGACCGATCGCCAAGCCGCGCCAGATCCTGGTGGTGCCGGAACTGCCCAAGACCCGCTCCGGCAAGATCATGCGCCGCCTGCTCAAGGACATCGCCGAAGGCCGCGAAACCGGCGACGCCAGCACCCTGGCGGACAACACCGTGATGCAGCAGATCACCTCCTCGCTCAAGGGCTGACACCTTCTGCACCGGAAGGAGGGCCGCCGGCAGGACATCCTGCCGGCGGCCGTCCTTTGTTTCGGGGCAAGCCCCGCCCGGAGGCCGTAACGTGGCTCGGGGACGCATCCGCCGCTGAGGCATAGTTAAGCCATGACTTCGCAACCCGCCGGGACGGCAGACAAGACAATCCTGGTCCTCAACGGCCCCAATCTGAACCTGCTGGGGACCAGGGAACCGGCCATCTACGGCTCGGCCACACTGGCAGACGTAGAGCAGCTCGCCGCGCAGACAGCCAAGGCCCACGGACTGGGGACCACCTGCTTCCAGTCCAACCATGAGGGCGAACTCATCGACGCCATCCACGGCGCCCGCGGCACCGCAGCCGGCATCGTGATCAACCCCGGCGCCTACACCCACACCTCCGTGGCACTACGGGACGCGCTCTCCGGCGTCGAGCTTCCCGTGGTGGAAGTGCATATCAGCAACATCCACCGCCGCGAGGAGTTCCGCCACCACTCCTACATCTCCGGTATTGCCCAGGCCGTCATTGCCGGCGCGGGCATCAGCGGCTACAAGTTCGCGATCGACCTGCTCGCCGAAACCCTCTAGCCGGACCGATGGACACGGGCGGCGGCGCAGACCCGGGGACGCAGTCAAACACGGTGGATTGGTACCGGAATTTCGGCCTGTTTGAGGCCCGCGGGCAGTCCGACTGCTATGCGGAGTGGTCGCTGGCCATCAGCGAGGATCCGCAGCTACTGGCCCTGATCGACGCGCTGCCGTACGCCAAGCGCCAGCCGAACCTTGTCCTCGCCGCGGCCAGGTTCGCCGGCGCCGGAATCACCCCCTATGCGGAATTCCGGCGGTTCGTGCTCTCCCGCTGGCCGAAGGTACGCCAGGTCATCCTGACCCGCTCCACGCAGACCAACGAACCAGGCCGCTGCGCCGTCTTCCTGCCCTCGCTGGCCGGCATCGCCGCGGCCGAAGGCAAACCGCTGGCACTGCTGGAGGTCGGCGCCTCCGCCGGACTGGTGCTGTTTCCGGACCGCTACCGCTACCAGTACAACGGCGGCCCGATCCTTGCGGGGCCGGCCTCTGCCCCGGACGCGCCGGTGCTGCCCTGTGCCATGACCGGATCTGCACCGCTTCCGGCCGAGCCGCCGACAATCAGCTGGCGGGCCGGCATCGACTTGAATCCATTGGACAGCACAAACAACGACGATGTCGCGTGGCTCCAGGCGCTGATCTGGCCGGAACAGGAGTTCCGGCGGCGGCTGCGGGCGGCCCTGCAGATGGCCCGGCAGGATCCCCCGCGGCTGGTCGCCGGCGATCTTAACCAGCGCCTCGCGGAAGTGGTTGCCGAGGCACCGACGGAAGCGGCCGTCGTCGTACTTCATTCAGCGGTGCTGGCCTACCTGGCTCCGCCCGCACGGCGGAAGTTCGCGCAGACGGTGCGGGAGTTTGGCGTGCACTGGCTGTCCAACGAAGGCGTGCAGGTGCTGCCGCAGCCCGGCGACGCGCCCGAAGGCATCGACGCCGACCATGTGCGCGGCAGGTTCGTGCTCCGGCACAACGGCCATGCGGTTGCGCTCACCGGCCCGCACGGCCAGTCGCTGGACTGGCTCTAGCACCGCCCCGAAGCTCGGGGGCCTGGCGCTACTTCCGGATGCACTGCCCGGCGGAAACCGTCTCCTGGTAGACCATGGCGTTGTCGATAACCGGCCGGATTTCATCCAAGGACAGCGCGTAGCCGACCGGCACGTCATCGGTGGCTTTGGCGAAAACGAGACCGGCGATGCGCCCGCCCTGGTCCAGCAGCGGGCCGCCGGAGTTCCCCTGCTCCACGTCGGCGGCCAGGGTGTAGACCTCCAGCTCCTCCGGGTCGGCGCCATAGATATTCTGCACGAGCACGGTGGACAGCCCCTGAACCGTGGCGGGCTGGCTCTGGAACGGGCCGCCGGCCGGGTAGCCCTGGAAGGCGGCGAGCGTACCGTCGGCCAGCTCCTCCCCTACCGGCAGCGGGCGCACGTCCAGGCCTTCCACGGCAAGCACGGCGATATCGTGAACCGGATCGAAATGCACCACGCGGCCCGGCAGGACCCGGCCGTCAGGTATCTCCACAACGGGCTCGTTCACCGACGCAACCACATGGGCGTTGGTCATCACGCGGTCCGGCGCGATCACGAATCCCGAGCCGGTCTGGTTCTGCCCGCACTGGAATGCGGTTCCGGCGATCTTCACCACGGACCCGGCGGCCTCATTCAATGCGGCTGTATCCGCGCCGGCGTCCGGAACCGGCACCGGGTCGGCCGGCGCCACGCCGTCGATCACCTGGGGAATGCCGTCCTGCACGGCGATGGAGCGGGCCTGCGCCAGCAATGACTTTACCGGGGCCGGCGTGAGTGAGTCGATGGTCTGGATGACTTTCGAACCGGCAATCTGCTGCGAGACAAACGGCACACCCAGGGCGCTGATGCTGAATGCCAGCATCGACATCACCAGCGCCGCGACGGCCACGTTGGCAGCTCCGCCCAGCAGCCGGTCCACCGGTCTCACCGGGGGAAAGTCGAGCCTTCGCCGGATTGCACGGCCGATGCCAGAGCCCATGGCGTGGCCCAGGATCACCAGCAGGACCGCGACGCCGATGATCGCGGTCAGGCGCCAACCGGGGTCCGGCACCCACATGCTCACAAACGGAACCGACAGGAATGCGGCGATGGCGCCAAGGACAAACCCGACGATGCCTCCCAGCGTTACCAGGAAGCCTTTGCGCAGCCCCCCAACTAGGTAGGCGAGCAGGATCAGGATCAGGACAATGTCCAGGATCGTCAAGCCAAAAAGCAAGCTGTCTCCATCGGGGCCGGAAGTTTAGGCATTAGTCTAGTATCCGAGGCTGGGAATATGCCGGGCCACAGCGACGTTCTGCGCTACGGCACCTCAGACAACGCTGCCTTCCCATTGCAGTGACCACCATTTTCCTCATCCCTAAGCGAAACGCGCCTGTGGAAGATGTCACAAGTGCTTTACATACGGCAAAATGGAAGGCAGTGCCTAGCTGACGAGCAGCCGGCTGACCGCCGCAAGACTGAAACAGGAGACTCCATGGACATTGAGATACTACGCCGCGCACCGCTTTTCGCTTCCCTCGACGATGATGTGTTTGCCGCACTGACCGACGAGCTGACCGAAGTGGATCTTTCCCGCGGCGCCTCAGTGTTCCGTGAAGGAGACCAGGGCGACCAGCTGTATTTCATCGTCTCCGGCAAGATCAAGCTCGGCCGCACCGCTGCCGACGGCCGCGAAAACCTGGTGGCCATCCTCGGCCCGGGCGAGCTCTTCGGCGAAATGGCACTCTTCGATCCGAGCCCCCGCAGCACCTCGGCAACCGCGGTATCCGAGACCCGCCTGGCCGGGCTGAAGAACGAAAACCTCCGCGGCCTGCTCGAAACCCGCCCCGAGGTCTCCGCCCAGCTGCTGCAGGCACTGGCACGCCGCCTGCGCCGCACCAATGACTCGCTGGCCGATCTGGTCTTCTCGGACGTTCCCGGCCGCGTGGCCAAGGCCCTGCTGGACCTCGCCGACCGCTTCGGCCGTCCGGCCACGGACGGTGTCCTGGTGGCCCACGAGCTGACCCAGGAAGAGCTGGCCCAGCTGGTCGGCGCTTCGCGTGAAACCGTCAACAAGGCCCTCGCCGAGTTCGTCCAGCGCGGCTGGCTGCGCCTGGAAGCCCGCGCGGTGGTCATTCTCGACATCCAGCGGCTCCGCCAGCGCTCGCGCTAAACGCTTTTCAAAACCGGGTAAAGCGGACAAATAACGACGGCGACGGTCACCTTCCAAGGTGACCGTCGCCGTTGTTATTTCTACTGCGAAAAAACTCTATCGTCCGCGCTGCAGGGAACCGCCTTCGGGTGCGGTGAGGGTTTCGACTTCGAGCATCGGCTCGCCCTCCACCAAAACCAGTTCCGGATGGTAGACGCGAAGCGGCCGTTTGTGGGACAGATAGGCAATGCAACCACGGGCGGAAGCTATCTTTTCGAGAATCGTTTCCACCGCAGGTGAGGAGACCTCGCTGAGGTTCAGCCCGCGGGTGTCTTCCTGGTCTGCCAGATCCCCGAGCGCGGAGGTGTTCCGCTCGGCAATCACTTTGGCTGCGCAGACCCAGGACGCCCAGACACCCTTGCCAGCCAGCAGGCTCGGCTGCTGGCTGACCGGCTGTGCCGCTGCGAAGTACCTTGTGTCGAACCGGCGGTGGGCGAAGTCCGGGCTGAGCCAGCGCGAGAGCGGCTTCAACAGATCGGTGCGCAGCCCCAGCCCCCAGCGGTCCAGCAGCTGCGGAAAGCTCTTTTCCTGCTCGGCGACCGCGAGGCGGGCGCGCATCCATTCCTCGCTGTCGCCGCCCTCGACCAGGGATGACTCGTCCTGACCGGCCAGCAGGATGCCGCTCTCTTCGAACAGTTCCCTGATGGCGGCCATCACAAGGGCCCGGGCATGCTGATGATCGTCCAGGCCCATTAGCTGGGCCCATTTGGCCGCAGACGGCCCGTACCACGGCACCGGCTCGAAGTCCGCCTCATCATCGATGCTTCCCCCGGGGAACGCGATGGCGCCCAGCGGTGAGCTGCCGGAGCGGTACCCAAGGTAAGTCTGGGTACCCTCCGGGCTGTCGCGGATCAGGACAACGGACGACGCGTACCGCGGTTTGCGCGGCGTGCGCTCGCCATGCTCGAACCAGCTGCGGGCGGCCTCCAGCTGGTCCGGGGGAAGCCGGAACAGGCGCTTGGTCTGCCGAAGCGGACTAGCTGAACTCGGCAATCAGTTCCACCTCAACCGGAGAGTCGAGCGGCAGAACGGCAACGCCGACGGCGGAACGGGCATGTGCGCCTGCCTCGCCGAAAACCTTGCCCAGCAGCTCGGAAGCGCCGTTGATGACAGCCGGCTGGCCGGTGAAGTCCGTCTCCGAGGCAACGAACCCGACTACCTTGACGATCCGTGTGACACGGTCCAGGTCGCCGATGACGCTCTTGACGGCAGCCAGTGCATTGATGGCGCAAGTGGCAGCGAGCTCTTTGGCCTGCTCGGCCGAGACGGAACCAGAGACGTTGCCCACTTTGCCCTTGGCTGCCAGTTCACCGTTAACCATCGGCAGCTGGCCGGAGGTGTAGACATAGTCGCCGGACACGACGGCGGGTACGTAGGCGGCTACGGGAGCGACCACCTCGGGCAGGGTCAGGCCAAGTTCAGCCAGGCGCTCTTCTACAGCGGAAATGCGGGACTGCTGCGGCTGCGTCATGTTACTGCTTCTCCCTCTTCAGGTAGGCAACGAGATTGGTGGAATCGGGTCCGGGAACTACCTGCACGAGCTCCCAGCCGTCCTCTCCCCATTGGTCCAGGATCTGCTTCGTGGCGTGGATAATGAGCGGAACTGTGGCGTATTCCCATTTGGTCATAAGTCAACCGTAACGCGTGCTTGTAAACTAGAGCCCATGGCGGCTCGTAAATCCCCTTTTTTTGACACTGCTACAACGCTGGGCAAAATCATGGCGTTCCTTGGCATCAGTGCGCTCTGCGGCGTGCTCGCTGCCGGATTGCTGGTGCCCGCAGCGGCCGTAGCCGGTGTGGGGGCGACCTCGTCCATCGACTATTTCGACCAGCTGCCGGATGAGCTGCAGACCAGCCCGCTCTCCCAGCCCTCCAAGATTTACTCGGCGGACGGCAAGCTGATTGCCACCTTCTACGCCGAGAACCGGGTCCCCGTGACGCTGGACAAGGTCTCTGAGCACATGCAGAACGCCATCATCTCCATCGAAGATGCGCGCTACTACGAGCATGGCGGCGTGGATCCGCAAGGCATCATGCGGGCAGCCATGAGCAATATGGCCGGAGGCGACCTGCAGGGTGCCTCTACTCTGACCATGCAGTACGTGAACAACGTGCTTATCGACGCCGGCGCTTCCGCCGGCAAGAGCGCCGACGAGCTGACCATCAGCGGCACCAAGTCCATCGGCGACAAATTGCGCGAGGCAAAGCTCGCCATCGCCGTCGAAAAGGAATACTCCAAGGAAGAGATCCTGCAGGGCTACCTGAACATCGTGCTCTTCAGCGGCACGACCTATGGCATCGAAGCCGCGGCCCAGACGTTCTTCGGCGTGCCGGCGGCCAAACTGAACATCGCGCAGTCCGCCATGCTCGCCGGCATGGTCCAGTCCCCCAACTACTTCAACCCGGTATCGAATCCGGAAGCGACAACCGAGCGCCGCAACACGGTGCTTGCCGCAATGCTGAGCAATCAGAAAATCACGCAGGAAGAGTATGACAAGGCGGTCGCGTCGGACCTGGGGATCGACCTGCAGCCGGTTCGTTCGGGCTGTGTCGCTGCGAATTTCGCCGACTACTTCTGCAGCTACGTCCAGCACGTCATCATGCAGTCGGACGCCTTCGGCGCCGACGCCACGGAACGCTCCAAACTGCTGGCCCGCGGTGGCCTGAACATCAAGACCACCCTGGATTCCCGCCTGCAGAAGTCCGCCCAGAAAAACGTTGAAGAGCAGGTTCCCATGGGCGATGAGTCGGGAGCCGGTTCGTCCATGGTGAGCGTGGAGCCCGGTACCGGCAAGATCCTGTCGATGGCACAGAACACCAATTACAATCCGGAGCAGGGCGCAGAGAACACTGAACTGAACTTCAATGTGGACGCGGACATGGGCGGCACCGCCTACGGGTTCCAGCCCGGCTCGACCATGAAGCCGTTCACTACCGTGGCGTGGCTGGAGTCCGGCCGCAAACTGAACGATCGGATCGACGCCAGCCGGACCAAGTATCCGGCCGGCTACGACTGGAAAGCCAGCTGCCTGCCCGCCGGCGCCTGGTTCGGGGAGTGGGACTTCAAGAACGCTATCTCCGGCTGGGAGCGGACCATGACAGTCAGCGAAGGCCTGACCAAGTCGATCAACTCCGCCACCGCCGCGCAGGCCGCCATCCTGGACCTCTGCGACATCCGCGATGCGGCCACCCGGATGGGAGTGCACCGCGCCGTCGACGGCGAGCCGTTCGAGGTCAACAACCCGTCCTTCGTGATCGGCGGCCAGGAAGTCGCGCCGATTACGATGGCGGCATCCTTCGCTACGTTCGCCAGCGGCGGTATCTACTGCAAGCCCATCGCGCTGGAGTCGGTCAAGGATGCGCAGGGCAAGGAATACGAAGTGCCGAAGGAATCGTGCAAGCGGGCCATCTCCAAGGATGTTGCCAACGCCGTGACTATTCCGCTTGAGAACCTCGTGTCGGACAGCCCCGGCTACATGCGGCCCATGGGCTTCCCGGCCGCTGCCAAGACCGGTACCACGGACGTGTCGGAGCAGACCTGGACTGTCGGCTACACCACCGGCCTCGCCACCGCATCGTGGGTGGGTAACTGGACCTCGTACGATTCGCTCAACAACGTTCCCATCAACGGCGTGACCCGCGATTACGTCGATGGCGCTACCATCGCCGGTGCCCAGTGGACCGAATACATGATGGAAGTTGCACCGCTCTACGAGACGAATGCGTTTGAGAATCCGCCGAACAGCATCGTGAACCCGTCGCAGTCCCAGCCGTCGCAGTCCCAGAACAGCGGAGGCGGTTCGGGCAACGGCGGCGGTTCGGGCAACGGCGGATCAAATAACGACGGCGGCTCCGACGACCGCGGCAACGGCAACAATGGCCGCGGCAACGGCGGAAACGGCAATGGTAATGGCGGCGGAAATGATGACGACTAGCCATGGACGCTGAACGCCTGCGCAAGCAGCTTCGTACTGCCGGCCGCGTGGCACT belongs to Arthrobacter crystallopoietes and includes:
- a CDS encoding DUF4177 domain-containing protein gives rise to the protein MTKWEYATVPLIIHATKQILDQWGEDGWELVQVVPGPDSTNLVAYLKREKQ
- a CDS encoding RidA family protein; translated protein: MTQPQQSRISAVEERLAELGLTLPEVVAPVAAYVPAVVSGDYVYTSGQLPMVNGELAAKGKVGNVSGSVSAEQAKELAATCAINALAAVKSVIGDLDRVTRIVKVVGFVASETDFTGQPAVINGASELLGKVFGEAGAHARSAVGVAVLPLDSPVEVELIAEFS
- a CDS encoding NUDIX hydrolase, which gives rise to MPSSASPLRQTKRLFRLPPDQLEAARSWFEHGERTPRKPRYASSVVLIRDSPEGTQTYLGYRSGSSPLGAIAFPGGSIDDEADFEPVPWYGPSAAKWAQLMGLDDHQHARALVMAAIRELFEESGILLAGQDESSLVEGGDSEEWMRARLAVAEQEKSFPQLLDRWGLGLRTDLLKPLSRWLSPDFAHRRFDTRYFAAAQPVSQQPSLLAGKGVWASWVCAAKVIAERNTSALGDLADQEDTRGLNLSEVSSPAVETILEKIASARGCIAYLSHKRPLRVYHPELVLVEGEPMLEVETLTAPEGGSLQRGR
- a CDS encoding DUF2332 domain-containing protein — its product is MDWYRNFGLFEARGQSDCYAEWSLAISEDPQLLALIDALPYAKRQPNLVLAAARFAGAGITPYAEFRRFVLSRWPKVRQVILTRSTQTNEPGRCAVFLPSLAGIAAAEGKPLALLEVGASAGLVLFPDRYRYQYNGGPILAGPASAPDAPVLPCAMTGSAPLPAEPPTISWRAGIDLNPLDSTNNDDVAWLQALIWPEQEFRRRLRAALQMARQDPPRLVAGDLNQRLAEVVAEAPTEAAVVVLHSAVLAYLAPPARRKFAQTVREFGVHWLSNEGVQVLPQPGDAPEGIDADHVRGRFVLRHNGHAVALTGPHGQSLDWL
- a CDS encoding Crp/Fnr family transcriptional regulator; amino-acid sequence: MDIEILRRAPLFASLDDDVFAALTDELTEVDLSRGASVFREGDQGDQLYFIVSGKIKLGRTAADGRENLVAILGPGELFGEMALFDPSPRSTSATAVSETRLAGLKNENLRGLLETRPEVSAQLLQALARRLRRTNDSLADLVFSDVPGRVAKALLDLADRFGRPATDGVLVAHELTQEELAQLVGASRETVNKALAEFVQRGWLRLEARAVVILDIQRLRQRSR
- the acs gene encoding acetate--CoA ligase; amino-acid sequence: MSEANGTQHATSDALENLLQENRKFAPSEEFAANAVVKPGIYEEADADHQAFWAKQARELLSWNEDFTQTLDWSDAPFAKWFVGGTLNAAYNALDRHVENGLGDRVAIYFEGEPGDSRTYTYAQLTDEVKKAANAFESLGVAKGDRVAVYLPMIPEAVITMLACARIGAVHSVVFGGFSADALRSRIDDAEAKLVVTSDGTYRRGKPSPLKPAVDSALEAKGHSVSSVVVVKRNGEPVDWHEGRDLWWHDVVESASADHTPVPHDAEHPLFILYTSGTTGKPKGILHTTGGYLAQSAFTHKATFDLHAETDVYWCTADIGWVTGHTYVTYAPLINGATQLMYEGTPDTPHQGRWWELVEKYKVSIMYTAPTAIRTMMKWGEDIPAKFDLSSIRVLGSVGEPINPEAWMWYRRVIGGDKAPIVDTWWQTETGAHMIAPMPGITETKPGSAQTPVPGIAVDVVDEMGQSVPNGHGGYLVIREPWPAMLRGIWGDPERYKETYWSRFDNMYFAGDGAKKDDDGDFWLLGRVDDVMNVSGHRLSTTEIESALVSHPSVAEAAVVGAADETTGEAVVAFVILRGNAVEDPEIVTTLRNHVGKEIGPIAKPRQILVVPELPKTRSGKIMRRLLKDIAEGRETGDASTLADNTVMQQITSSLKG
- a CDS encoding MarP family serine protease, which translates into the protein MLFGLTILDIVLILILLAYLVGGLRKGFLVTLGGIVGFVLGAIAAFLSVPFVSMWVPDPGWRLTAIIGVAVLLVILGHAMGSGIGRAIRRRLDFPPVRPVDRLLGGAANVAVAALVMSMLAFSISALGVPFVSQQIAGSKVIQTIDSLTPAPVKSLLAQARSIAVQDGIPQVIDGVAPADPVPVPDAGADTAALNEAAGSVVKIAGTAFQCGQNQTGSGFVIAPDRVMTNAHVVASVNEPVVEIPDGRVLPGRVVHFDPVHDIAVLAVEGLDVRPLPVGEELADGTLAAFQGYPAGGPFQSQPATVQGLSTVLVQNIYGADPEELEVYTLAADVEQGNSGGPLLDQGGRIAGLVFAKATDDVPVGYALSLDEIRPVIDNAMVYQETVSAGQCIRK
- a CDS encoding transglycosylase domain-containing protein gives rise to the protein MAARKSPFFDTATTLGKIMAFLGISALCGVLAAGLLVPAAAVAGVGATSSIDYFDQLPDELQTSPLSQPSKIYSADGKLIATFYAENRVPVTLDKVSEHMQNAIISIEDARYYEHGGVDPQGIMRAAMSNMAGGDLQGASTLTMQYVNNVLIDAGASAGKSADELTISGTKSIGDKLREAKLAIAVEKEYSKEEILQGYLNIVLFSGTTYGIEAAAQTFFGVPAAKLNIAQSAMLAGMVQSPNYFNPVSNPEATTERRNTVLAAMLSNQKITQEEYDKAVASDLGIDLQPVRSGCVAANFADYFCSYVQHVIMQSDAFGADATERSKLLARGGLNIKTTLDSRLQKSAQKNVEEQVPMGDESGAGSSMVSVEPGTGKILSMAQNTNYNPEQGAENTELNFNVDADMGGTAYGFQPGSTMKPFTTVAWLESGRKLNDRIDASRTKYPAGYDWKASCLPAGAWFGEWDFKNAISGWERTMTVSEGLTKSINSATAAQAAILDLCDIRDAATRMGVHRAVDGEPFEVNNPSFVIGGQEVAPITMAASFATFASGGIYCKPIALESVKDAQGKEYEVPKESCKRAISKDVANAVTIPLENLVSDSPGYMRPMGFPAAAKTGTTDVSEQTWTVGYTTGLATASWVGNWTSYDSLNNVPINGVTRDYVDGATIAGAQWTEYMMEVAPLYETNAFENPPNSIVNPSQSQPSQSQNSGGGSGNGGGSGNGGSNNDGGSDDRGNGNNGRGNGGNGNGNGGGNDDD
- the aroQ gene encoding type II 3-dehydroquinate dehydratase, giving the protein MTSQPAGTADKTILVLNGPNLNLLGTREPAIYGSATLADVEQLAAQTAKAHGLGTTCFQSNHEGELIDAIHGARGTAAGIVINPGAYTHTSVALRDALSGVELPVVEVHISNIHRREEFRHHSYISGIAQAVIAGAGISGYKFAIDLLAETL